The segment GAGACGGGTCCTTTTTATGCTTACCAAGTTAAGAGATGGTTGAAAGAAGCAACGTGTACCAAAACGGAGCTGGTTGCTCAAGTATCAAAGGAACTTTCTACTATTTTTACTCTGATGCCAGACGAACAAGCGAACTTCTTAGCGAACCAATTTTCTGGTAAAAAGCAAACAGGCTTACTCGCGTACCAACTGACTACCCTTGAAGATGGCACAGCTCAGCAATTATTCCAAGATCAGTGTATCCATCGCTTATTAGCGATTATCGAACAGCATTCAGATTTCTTATTATACGATTTGCTTGCACCGTTGCTTAGACAAAATTATAATCAAAGCATGTTGACGACGAGAGCATTGATTTTATCTGGGGATTCGGTGGAGCAAGTGATGGTGAAACGAGGACTGAAGAAAGGCACGATCAATGACCATTTGATTGAGTGGGCCATCTTTTTTGATGATTTTCCTTTTGAACGCCTGATCCACTCCGAGACAAGAAGATCTTTAGCTTCGTTGGATCGACCACTTCTTACGCTCAGATATAAAGATCTTGAAGGACAAACGATCGATTACGGAGAATTTCGTTTGGCACAAATCGAGGCATTTAAAGGAGGGGATAAAAATGGATTTGCTTGATCCATTGAAACAGTACTTTGGTTTTACCTCTTTTCGCCAAGGACAGGAAGAGATCATTTCCACCTTATTGAATCAGAAAGATGTTTTAGCGATCCTGCCAACTGGTAATGGCAAAAGTTTATGTTATCAGTTGACTGGCTATTTGCAAGATGGGATGGTATTGATCGTTTCTCCGTTACTCTCTTTGATGGAAGATCAAGTAGGGCAATTGCAAAAACGAGGGGAGAAAAGGGTGGTTGCCTATAATAGCTTACTCACTAGAAGTGAGAAACAGTATGTGTTAGCTCATTTATCCGAATATAAATTTGTCTTTGTCAGTCCCGAGATGTTGCAGCAACCGGAAGTGCTTCATGCCCTGAAGCAACAAAAAATCTCGTTGTACGTAGTCGATGAAGCTCATTGCGTGTCACAGTGGGGCATTGATTTTCGACCTGAGTATCAATCTCTCGGAAGAGTCGCAAAAGAATTAGGATCACCAACTACTTTAGCTTTGACGGCAACAGCCACGCGACCGGTACAAGAAGAGATCGAACACATTCTCTTTCGCACACAACCTGCCCTCGTCAAACATTCAGTTAATCGAGAAAACATCTCATTATTTGTCTTTCATACAGATGAAAAAGACCAGCAATTACGTCAGTTGATGGCACAAGCAGACGGAGCAATGATCATTTATTGCGCGACTAAAAAAGAAGTCGAACGTCTTTATCAACTGCTTCGCAAAGACTATGCTGTGGGGTATTATCATGGAGGGCTAGATGCCTCACAACGCCGCCAACTTCAACAACAATTCAGTCAAAATCAACTGCAATTTTTGATTGCGACGAATGCATTTGGTATGGGAATCGATAAAGCAGACATTCGGTATGTCATCCATTACGATCTACCAGATAGCCTGGAAAATTATATGCAAGAAATTGGTCGAGCAGGCAGAGATCAACAACCAAGTAGCGCTATCTTACTTTATCAACCAGGGGACGAAGGGATCCATTACTTTTTCCAACAATTATCTAAAGAACAACGTCAGATTTTCGAAGAACATCTGTCAACTGGGCAAACAGAGGCGCCCCAGTTCGATGAGATCCAGCAAAAATGGCTGATGCTGGTAAATGAAATGCAAAGTCCTGATACATGGCTTCTGCAATTAAAAAAACAAGAACAAGTGAAAATCAAGCAACTACAGCAGATGCTTGCTTATATCCATACAACATCATGTAGACGAGAACGTCTGATGGATTATTTCGGTGAAACCCTCAAAGAAAAACCTGAAAAATGTTGTGATCGAGATGGTGCGTCCTTATTTCTTTCTGAAACTGGACATACTAGTCCAACCGTAGAAGCAACAGACTGGCAAACCATTTTACTAAATTTATTTTAAAAAAATGGTGCGAGGTATTTTTTTCGTACAATCAAGATTATCCTATGGTATAATAACTAGGAAAGAATTTAGGAGGTCAATAAGGTGAGTAGAAAAGATAGACATCAATCATCAGAAAATAACGAAACACAAGAACCATGGGAGCAACCAATTTACGATACAGAGGATGAAGCATCTTCAAGAAGTACGCAAAGACAGCAAAAGAAAGGGAACACCCTGTTCTTATCGCTATTTTTGATTTTATTAGTTTTATGTATTGCCATTCCGGCAGGAGCTTACTTCTGGATCAGAAACGGATCAAGTAATAGTGCGACCGCTGCATCTTCTTCCTCTACGACTTCATCGATCGTAGAAAGTTCAACTGTAGAATCAACTGTAGAATCGACGGCAGTTTCTAGTGAACCAACTTCTGATACACAATCAGTTGCTGGAGAAACAACACCCACGAGTGCTGTGACACCAGAAACAACACCATCTTCAACAGTAACAGAGCCAGAACAAACAACACCAAGCAGTGTGGCTCCACAAGAAACAACACCTACTTCAACACCAGAGGCAGGCACAGGTGTTTCAGGCTCAACCACAGTCGTTCAAGCGGGTGAAGGTCCTAGACAAGTAGCAGAACGCGCAGGCATTACAGTCGACCAATTGTTCCAATTGAACGGAATCGATCCAAACAACTACATGTTATATCCAGGACAAGAACTTAGAGTCCAATAAATGGAGTTAAAAAGATAATACTGAAGAGTTGTTTTTCCTCAGAGTATCTTCATAAAATGTAATTAAATAAGGAGCAGTGGCTTGAGCCACAGCCCCTTTTTTTTGAGAAAAGGGAGTTTATGAAAAATGACACGAATTAGTATCGCAATTGACGGTCCTGCCTCTTCAGGCAAAAGTACGGTAGCTAAAATCATCGCAAATGAATTGAACTATATTTATACAGATACGGGCGCGATGTATCGTGCAGTCACTTACTTGGCAATCAAACATCACATTGCTTTTTCAGATGAAACAGAGTTAGTCGATTTGATCAACAAACACCCGATTTCATTTGAGCAAATGGCGGATGGACAACATGTCTTTGTAGCTGGGCAAGACGTTACTTCAGATATTCGACAACCAGACGTTACACGAGCGGTCTCTGAAGTAGCTGCGCATTCAGAAGTACGCGAAGCTCTTGTTGCGATCCAGAAAAAAATCGGTGAAGATGGTGGTGTCGTCATGGATGGTCGAGATATCGGTACCGCTGTTTTACCAAAAGCCGAAGTGAAGATTTTCTTGGTAGCCAGCGTATCTGAACGGGCACAAAGACGACACAAAGAAAACCTTGAAAAAAATATTCCAACAGACTTAGAAGAATTGACAAAAGAAATACAAGCACGTGATGAATATGACTCTACTAGAAAAGTTTCACCCCTGAAGCAAGCAGAAGATGCGATACGGATCGATACAACCGGTAAAACGATTCAAGAAGTTGTCCAAGCGATCAAAGAAGTGATTCAACAAAAAGGATATTTTCTTGACTAAATAGAAAAAAAGCGAAGAATCCGACCATTTTAATGGAAAACAAACGAAATCGCTTTATTTTTTTTAAATAATCAATTAAACTATAGGCAGTACCGTAGTTAACGGCAGAATGTTGGTTAGGAGGACAAGTGTTATGACAGAATTTGAACAAAATCAGACAGATAACAACCAATCTATGGAAGATGCAATGAATAGCGTTCAAGAAGTGAGCGTTGGCGATGTCGTCAAAGGAGAAGTTTTAGTTATTGAAGACAAACAAGCCATCGTTGGAATCGAAGGAACGGGTGTTGAAGGCGTAGTTCCTGCAAAAGAATTATCTACTTTACCGGTTGAAGATATCAACGAAGTGGTAAAGGTTGGCGATACGTTAGATCTAGTCGTGATCAGCACGATTGGTAAAGACAAAGAAAACGGAAGTTACCTTTTATCAAAACGACGCTTAGATGCGAAAAAAGTTTGGGAGGATATCGAAAAAGATTTCCAAGCTGGAAACATCATCGAAGCACCAGTGACAAATGTAGTTAAAGGTGGTTTAGTTGTCGATGTCGGTGTTCGTGGATTTGTTCCGGCATCAATGGTAGAAGATCATTTTGTCGCTGATTTTTCTGAATACAAAGGAAAAACGATGACATTCAAAATCGTTGAAATCGAACCATCAGAAAATCGCTTGATCCTTTCACACAAAGCAGTCGTTGAAACAGAAAAAGAAGCACAGAAAAAAGAATTACTATCAACTATCCAAGAAAATGACGTGATCGAAGGACGCGTTGCTCGTATCACAGATTTTGGTGCGTTTGTTGATTTAGGCGGCATCGATGGATTAGTACACGTTTCTGAGATTTCTCACGGACATGTTGCTAAACCCGGTGATGTTTTAGCTGTTGGCGATGAAGTGAAAGTCAAAGTTCTTTCAATCAATCCAGAACAAGGACGTATCTCATTATCGATCAAAGACACATTGCCTGGACCTTGGACAGATATCGAAACAAAAGCTCCAGTAGGCGCTGTACTTGAAGGTAAAGTGAAACGATTAACTAGCTTTGGTGCCTTTGTTGAAGTATTCCCAACAGTGGAAGGGCTTGTCCACATCTCACAAATCTCACATAAACACATCGCGACACCACATGAAGTGTTGCATGAGGGCGATGATGTCCAAGTGAAAGTTTTAGAAGTCAATCCAGAAGAGCATCGGATTGCATTAAGTATCAAAGCATTAGAAGAAAAACCTGCTTCTGATAAAGAACCAAAAGAAGTTGAGTCTTATGAGTTACCTGAAGAAAACACAGGATTTACAATGGGTGACATCTTAGGCGAAGCCTTAAAAGGGGAAGTAGAAGAAACAGCAACAGATGATTCTGAAAAATAAATGAATGATCGTTCCCGAAGCGCGAATTTACAGCATCAAGGGAAGTTGTACATGTGTAAAACAAGTGGTCTGGGGATTACGCCCCAGACCATTTTCTTTTGTAATAGGCAGTGATCCAGAAAAATACTTGAATGTTCACCGATCTAAGCTTGAAAGTTCGCGAAGTATTCGGTACACTAAGTGAGATTGGAAACATGTGAGGAGGAAAAAATATGGCAAATCCAACAATTGCAATCGTTGGTCGCCCAAACGTCGGTAAGTCGACGATTTTTAACCGTATCGCCGGTGAGCGTATTTCGATTGTCGAAGATACTCCAGGAGTTACTCGTGATCGTATTTATGCTAAAGGGGAATGGTTAGGTCGTGATTTCAGTATTATTGATACTGGTGGGATCGACTTAGGCGATGAACCATTTATGGATCAAATCAAGCACCAAGCAGAAATCGCAATCGATGAAGCAGACGTAATCGTCTGTGTCGTCAGTGGCCGTGAAGGCATCACTGATGCAGATGAAGTCGTAGCAAAAATTTTATATCGCAGCAATAAACCGGTGATCTTAGCCGTTAATAAAGTCGACAATCCTGAAATGAGAAACGATATCTATGAATTTTATGCACTAGGTCTAGGTGATCCTTACCCTGTATCTGGAAGTCATGGATTAGGGATCGGCGACATCTTAGATGAGGCAGTGAAATTCTTTGATGAAGAAGCAGAAGAAGAAGAGGATGATACCATCAAATTCAGTTTGATCGGTCGCCCGAATGTAGGGAAATCTTCCTTGATCAATGCGATCCTAGGTGAAGACCGAGTGATTGTTTCGGACATCGAAGGAACGACGCGTGATGCTATCGATACGCACTTCGTCTCAGAAGACGGTCAAAAATTCATGATGATCGATACAGCTGGAATGAGAAAACGTGGGAAAGTTTATGAAACCACAGAAAAATACAGCGTGATGCGTGCCATGCGTGCGATTGACCGTTCAGACATCGTGTTAATGGTCTTGAACGCAGAAGAAGGCATCCGTGAACAAGATAAACGAGTAGCTGGCTATGCGCATGAAGCTGGCCGTGGTGTGATCATCGTTGTCAATAAATGGGATCTAGTAAAAAAAGAAACGAATACGATGCGTGACTTCGAACAAGAGATCCGTGAAGAATTCCGTTACTTAGACTATGCGCCGATTCTGTTTGTTTCAGCTGTGACTAAGCAACGATTAGAACGTTTGCCTGAAATGATCGAAGAAGTGAGTATGAACCAAAACTTACGTGTTTCTTCAGCAGTCTTGAATGATGTGATCATGGATGCCGTAGCGATCAACCCGACACCGACAGATAAAGGTAAACGATTAAAGATTTTCTATGCCACACAAGTTGCAGTTAAACCGCCAACCTTTGTTGTTTTTGTTAATGAAGAAGAATTGATGCATTTCTCTTATGAACGTTTTTTGGAAAATCAAATCAGAAAAGCATTTACGTTTGAAGGAACTTCGATCCGAATTATTCCACGTCGAAGAAAATAGGCATTTTACCATAGTAGTCCGTTTTTTTCAAAAAAAATAAGCATATTTTTGTATTACGTTTTTATGACTAAAAAAAGCGGTTAAATAATGCCAAAAACCTTGCTATTAAGCGATTCATATGATATCGTGATAACAGAATATTGAAACTTAATCAATATTTCTTATAAACTTCTGGACCACTCAGAAAGTTTTTAAACTAAAATGATGTTCCTATCATATCTCTTGTTGGAGGAGGTGAATCTATCCATGGCAAATAAAGCAGAATTAATCGAAAAAGTTGCTTCAGCTACAGATTTAACTAAAAAAGACGCAACTGCAGCAGTTGACGCTGTATTTTCAACTATCCAAGATGCTTTAGCTAACGGCGAAAAAGTTCAATTAATCGGTTTTGGTAACTTTGAAGTACGCGAACGCGCGGCTCGTAAAGGACGTAACCCACAAACTGGTGAAGAAATCGAAATCCCAGCTAGCAAAGTACCTGCATTTAAACCAGGTAAAGCATTGAAAGACGCTGTTAAATAAGACAGTTGAAAAAGCGCTTGTGGCTACGGCTACAGGCGCTTTATTTTTTATATAGATGGATAAAAGAGGCGGAAAGCAGTAGAAAGGCAACAACCAAATAGTTCAGCAACCAAATGGAACTCGTTACATACCAAATAAAAGAATAGAGTTGATCAAAAAGGCATGGGTTCATTCACTCGTTTTTCTTATTCTTTTTTTATTTTACTTACTAATGGTAAAATAAAAGAAAAGGGGAGGGCAACATGGAGTTATCCTATCGCTACCAACAAGAAGAAACAACAATCTTTTATGGGGAAACATTTGTCAGTCAGTTGAAAAATGAATCGATTGATCAAGCGATTCTTTTTTTAACGAACCAACGTTATTATGATCTATACGCTGAGAAAATGACACAGTCATTCACGAACAAGTTAGCGATTGATTGGTATATTTGTGGCAATACGCAGTGTAATCAATTATCTGAATTGCATAGCCTCTTGTCCTATGCGAGACGCTATCCTGAAAATCGACCGCTTTTAGTAATAGGTTTTGGCAATGAGGGAATTATGGAGTTGGCGGGCTTCTTTCAAAAACATACGTATCTTCAGACTACACTTTGGTTGATCCCCGTCTCGATCCGCTCCATGGCACGGGCACTTAATCCTCAATGCGAGATTTTACATGGGTCGAACGAATCGGCTCTTCAAACGACGAACCTTCCAGAACGGATCATTTATGATCGGACGATCAGTGAAAAACAAATCGAAGGGAAACAAATCGATTTTTTGATTTTTATCTGTTGTGGGTTAGTCTGTGATCATCCGTTTCTTCAAAATCTTTACAAAAATTATCCGAATCGCGAAAAATTATTCAATCGTCCTTTTGCTGGCATGTTAGAAGAAATCATTTATTTTTATCAAGAAGACGCTGAACAAGTGGCAAATTATGGTAAACTATTTGAGCAAGCTTTTTATCTGACTGAAAATAGTCATTTGCTTTCCGCCAGTATGAAAAAATTTTTAGGTATCTTGATGCAACTTATCTGGAATTCAGAAATCAAGTCGCTTTCTTTCCAATTGAAGAATTTTTTTATCTGGCTGCAGCATCTAGGTTATCCAATTATTTGGCCTGAAGAGATATCAAAAATGGATTATCTAGAAAATGTGCTGGTTTTAGCAGAAAAGAGCAAAAAAATTCTCGTTTTGGAAAAAATTGGTATAATAGATGGATATCAATTGCCAAACGAGCAAGAACTATTGAAAACAATGGCGTCCTATGAAAGGATCGTTCAAGAGATTAGAGGGATTTAGATGATGACAAATAGTGAAAAAATGCTACAAGCATTAGCAGACGAAAATTTGACAGAAGCAATTGAATATTTGGCAAAGGCGCTCCAAGAAGATCCGGCTGATGTGTTACATGAGTTAGGAGAAGAATTATTAGCCATCGGTTTCTTAGAAGAAGCAAAAGCAATTTTTGAACATCTGCTAACTGTATCGCCTGAAAATGATGAATGGAATATTCCGTTGGCAGAGATCGCTATCGAAGACAATGAGATCGATCAGGCATTTGACTATTTAGAAAAAATCCAGCAAGATAGTGAGTACTATCCACAAGCACTATTAGCAATCGCTGACTTGTACCAAGTAATCGGTATTCCTGAAGTAAGTGAAGCAAAATTGAAAGAAGCAGCGAAGCTATTACCAGAAGAACCATTGATTCAATTTGCATTGGCTGAATTGTATTTTTCAGTTGACCGTTTCAATGAAGCTTCCGCACTTTACGAAATGTTGTTAGCAAATGGTATAGAAGAAATTTCTAGTATTTCCATGCAAGAACGCTTAGGACAATCGTTGAGTATGCAAGGGGATTTTGAAGCAGCAATCCCACCACTGGAAGCAGCTTTAGCCGAAGAGCGGACAGATGATCGTTTGTTCCAATTAGCGTTCACGAATCTACAATTACATGAGAACGAAAAAGCTATCAATTATTTGCAAGAGTTACGGGAATTGAATCCACAGTATCAATCCTTATACCTTTATCTAGGTCAGGCCCTTCAAGAAGAAGAGATGATCGAAGAAGCACAACAAGTCTTAGAAGATGGTATCAAAGAGAATCCATTCCAAGTAGAACTTTATCACCTAGCTTCGGAAAATGCCTTTCGTCTACATGACAAAGAAAAAGCAGAGAAGTTACTACTTGATGCCTTGAACGTCGGCGACAAACAAGATGAAACGTTGTTGACGTTGAGTAATCTTTACTTGGATCAAGAACGTTATGAAGACGTTGTTCAAACAGTCAACCAAATGGAAGAAGTTGCTAATCCATATGCAGAATGGAACCTCGCTCATGCCTATAATCAATTAGAAGATTTTGCGGTAGCAGCAGTCCACTATGAACAAGCAGCCCACGAATTAGATCATGAGCCAGATTTCTTGAAAGAATATGCTTTATTCTTACGTGAAGAGGGCCAATTAGCAAAAACACGAGAATTATTGGAACAATATTTAACTTATGAACCAGGGGATATGGAGGTATTGTCGCTATTAGATGATTTAACAGAGAGGTGATGAATATGTTGATTGATGTTAAAGAAAAGAAGAATTTCTTAACTTGGATGGTTAACCATGTCTCTTTCAGTCGTAGAGAAGTATTTTGGATTTTGAACTATCTGGCAAATCATGAAGCAATCTTACACAATGTGCGTTTTGTTGAAGGTGCAAACTTAACAAGACGTGGTTTACAGATCACCGATCTTTCCTATGAAGGTGAGCCGATGAAGCTATTTTTAGATGGAAAGGAATTTACTGACACTGATCAGATCTTCCACGAAATCCGTCTGAATTGGAAAAATCCACTCTATGTCGAATGCCTTTTTGAAAATGCGTGGCAAACGAAAGAATATTTAGAAATCATCGAAGATAACCCGTTAGCCTCATGGGAAGATGCAATCAGCGAAGAATCAACAGAATTAATCGAGCATTATTTCCAAGAAAAAGAGCAAGCAGCTAAACTAAACATGCTTTACCAACAGATCGATCAGGCATTAGAAGAAGGCGATAAAGATGCGTTTCTTGAACTATCTGATGAAGTGAACCGCATGATTCTTCAAGCGCCACAGAAGAGTAAGAGCTGAGTGTGGGGAAAGCTGACCAGGGAAAAGTAACATTATGATAAGTAAGTAACTATAGTGAAAATATATATAATAAAGTCTAGGCTTCCTTCCGAGTAATATTCGTAAAGGAAGCCTAGTTTTTATTAAGTTTTTTGGTCAACAAAAAATGGATTTCAATAACAAAATTTCTTAAAAAGCTTATTATAATCAAATTTGTTCCAGAATATCTCTGGTCGCTTCCCTAAATTCCTTTGGTTGATCCGTATGAACGAAATGTCCAGAGATCTTTACATATTCTAGATTTTTGGAAGGTGCGTTGATCTGTTAGAAATGTATACATATTTGATTCCAGTGATATTTTCAGATAGTAATATAGGCTCTCTTAAATATTATCAGTTATATTTTAAATAGTTCATCTATCTTTCATTCTGTGCAAAAAAATATGAAACGATAAAGCTATTGATCAAAAAAAGATGTGACATAAGTATCCAGCTATGGGAAATAAGCGTGGATCCCAAAAATTTGAAGAGCCATTTTCGTTTTTCACGCTTATTTATGAAGGTAAGCTTGTGGAGCACCATATATTCGGTTTTAGGAAGTACAAAAGGCCTAATCGCCCAGGTACTTCTGAATGAACTGAGAATATCTCTAAGTAGACATGTGCAACTCCTTGATCATGAAGTACGCAGAACTACGTTATTCTATATACGTAGAAAGCTTCAGTATCAGGTTGATTGATTCAAAATCATTCTGTTATTTTTTTAAATCGCCTCGTTTGTGGTTTAAGATAGGTAAAGCCTTCTCCTTCTACTTCATGGACATTTAGAATTGAAAGAAAGGCATGTTCGTCAATTTCATGAATGATCCGTTTTACTTCGTTTAATTCCCTGGCACTTACCACCATATAGATCATTTTTTTATCGACACCAGAAAAGCCACCTTCTCCATGCAAGAATGTGACACCACGTTGTAAGCCGGTCATCAATAAAGGTGCAATTTCCTCACTTTTATTTGAGACTACCAGAATCCCTTTGGCAGAGTAACCACCATCAAGGATAAAATCGATGACACGACTAAATACATAGGAAGCGATTAACGTGTACATCATCCGCTTCAAATCGATATAAGTTAATGAAGCAAGTAAAACGATGACATCAAAAGCTAAAAGGGAACGTCCCATAGAGATTCCATGATTTTTTTCAAGTATCCGAGCGATGATGTCACTTCCTCCTGTAGTACCTCCCATACGATAAACGATCCCGCTGCCGACTCCGGCAATCAGTCCTGCAAGTAAAGAGACGATCAGTAAATCATGCTCTAAGTTGATTTGTAAGGGAATCCTTTGCCAAATCCATAAGAAGATAGAAAGCGAGACAGTGCCTAAGACAGTATACGCGAGTGCGCGTTTTCCTAAGATTTTTCCGCCTAGTAGGATCAATGGAATATTGATCAATAAAGTAGAATAAGCTGGATCGATATGAAAAAGAGCACGCAAAATCAGGGTAATACCTGAAACTCCACCCTCGGCTAGCTGGTTTGCGATATTCAAATAGACTAGTCCAAAAGCATAAATACTTGTTCCTAAAATAATAAAAAAAACTTCTTTCATTGTTTTCAATGATGTCATCGAATCCCCACTTTCTACTATATGATATGATTCATTGTGCAACAAGCGGTAAATCCTAGATATAGACCTAGGGATTAGGAAACTGGTTCTTCATTTTTATAGTTATAGAATAGACCAAGTTGGCTTGATGCTAAGAATTTATTAAGTATACCTAACATAATGTAGCATGTATTCTTTGTTTTCACAATTGCACTTCTTGCGGTTTTGCTGTAAAGTTTTTTAGGAAGAGATGATTGGAGGGTTCTTAATGAAAGAAGAGCGTTCACTAAAAAGTATGCAAGAAGAGGTCGATGCGTACATCCAACAATTTAAAGTTGGGTATTTTTCGCCATTGGCGCAAATGGCACGTCTGACCGAAGAAGTAGGTGAATTGGCACGAGAGGTCAATCATTCATATGGCGAAAAAAGTAAAAAAGCAACAGAACCTAGTAATTCAGTGGCAGAAGAATTAGGCGATGTTCTATTTGTAACAATGATCATGGCAAACTCGTTAGGAATTGATTTGACGACGGTATTTGAAAAAAATATGGAGAAGTTCAATCGAAGGGACCAT is part of the Enterococcus mundtii genome and harbors:
- a CDS encoding nucleotide pyrophosphohydrolase, with amino-acid sequence MKEERSLKSMQEEVDAYIQQFKVGYFSPLAQMARLTEEVGELAREVNHSYGEKSKKATEPSNSVAEELGDVLFVTMIMANSLGIDLTTVFEKNMEKFNRRDHHRFARKDEEQ